One window from the genome of Andrena cerasifolii isolate SP2316 chromosome 3, iyAndCera1_principal, whole genome shotgun sequence encodes:
- the LOC143366656 gene encoding lipase 3 isoform X1 has translation MSLLYYVIVAQFFTSSNALVHSVINRNYSSGAFLTTPELIRKYDYPVEVQHVVTEDGYILELHRIPYGRNDVETNSSLRPPVLVVHCLQGSSADWVLMGPNRSLAYILADAGYDVWLGNNRGNIYSRTHANMSTSDRRYWDFSYHELGVYDVPAMIDHILDRTKREELYYIGHSQGTAQFWVTMSQKPSYNLKVSLMIGLAPVAYSGHMRGKVTSLMDLTPLGVWLGETFGYSEWNPRFTWGKTISDLLCQEGSALKKYFCHNLFVLAGLNQTQLSAHDRKIILDHMPAGASWKEALHFGQGYIHKDHFRQFDYNNDAKNYQLYHSLVPPEYELNKVTAPVAVFSSDDDLLADTEDVELLIKKLSNIVHREKVEGFSHLDFLWGKYSVMLVFKPIVKLLARYK, from the exons cCAGAATTAATAAGGAAATATGACTACCCAGTGGAAGTGCAGCATGTCGTGACAGAGGACGGTTATATTCTGGAACTTCATCGAATCCCGTATGGACGAAATGATGTTGAGACAAATTCGAGCCTGAGACCGCCTGTTTTAGTTGTACATTGCTTGCAGGGTAGTTCCGCGGATTGGGTCCTCATGGGTCCCAACAGATCTCTAG CGTATATCTTAGCCGATGCTGGATACGACGTGTGGCTTGGAAATAACAGAGGGAACATCTACTCTCGTACTCACGCAAACATGTCGACGAGCGACCGACGTTACTGGGATTTTAG TTACCACGAGCTCGGTGTTTACGATGTCCCCGCAATGATCGACCATATACTCGATCGAACAAAACGCGAGGAACTTTATTACATCGGCCACTCCCAAGGGACCGCGCAATTTTGGGTAACGATGTCGCAGAAACCCAGTTACAATTTAAAAGTCTCTTTAATGATCGGTCTCGCACCTGTAGCTTATTCTGGGCACATGCGTGGAAAGGTTACATCACTCATGGACTTAACGCCCTTGGGCGTG TGGCTCGGCGAAACTTTCGGTTACTCAGAATGGAATCCACGTTTCACTTGGGGAAAGACGATATCGGACCTGCTCTGCCAAGAAGGTTCAGCGCTGAAGAAGTACTTTTGCCACAACCTGTTCGTGCTGGCTGGCTTAAATCAGACGCAATTAAGTGCG CACGACAGGAAGATCATTTTAGACCACATGCCTGCTGGTGCTTCCTGGAAAGAAGCACTTCATTTTGGCCAAGGATACATACACAAAG ATCACTTTAGACAGTTTGACTACAACAACGATGCAAAGAATTATCAGTTGTACCACTCTTTGGTACCACCGGAGTACGAGCTGAACAAAGTGACTGCGCCAGTTGCAGTTTTTAGCAGTGACGACGACTTACTCGCAGATACAGAG GACGTCGAACTCCTCATAAAGAAGCTTAGTAATATTGTGCACCGGGAGAAAGTAGAAGGGTTCTCTCATTTGGACTTCTTATGGGGAAAATATTCCGTCATGCTCGTATTCAAACCCATAGTAAAATTATTGGCACGCTATAAATGA
- the LOC143366656 gene encoding lipase 3 isoform X3: MPELIRKYDYPVEVQHVVTEDGYILELHRIPYGRNDVETNSSLRPPVLVVHCLQGSSADWVLMGPNRSLAYILADAGYDVWLGNNRGNIYSRTHANMSTSDRRYWDFSYHELGVYDVPAMIDHILDRTKREELYYIGHSQGTAQFWVTMSQKPSYNLKVSLMIGLAPVAYSGHMRGKVTSLMDLTPLGVWLGETFGYSEWNPRFTWGKTISDLLCQEGSALKKYFCHNLFVLAGLNQTQLSAHDRKIILDHMPAGASWKEALHFGQGYIHKDHFRQFDYNNDAKNYQLYHSLVPPEYELNKVTAPVAVFSSDDDLLADTEDVELLIKKLSNIVHREKVEGFSHLDFLWGKYSVMLVFKPIVKLLARYK, encoded by the exons cCAGAATTAATAAGGAAATATGACTACCCAGTGGAAGTGCAGCATGTCGTGACAGAGGACGGTTATATTCTGGAACTTCATCGAATCCCGTATGGACGAAATGATGTTGAGACAAATTCGAGCCTGAGACCGCCTGTTTTAGTTGTACATTGCTTGCAGGGTAGTTCCGCGGATTGGGTCCTCATGGGTCCCAACAGATCTCTAG CGTATATCTTAGCCGATGCTGGATACGACGTGTGGCTTGGAAATAACAGAGGGAACATCTACTCTCGTACTCACGCAAACATGTCGACGAGCGACCGACGTTACTGGGATTTTAG TTACCACGAGCTCGGTGTTTACGATGTCCCCGCAATGATCGACCATATACTCGATCGAACAAAACGCGAGGAACTTTATTACATCGGCCACTCCCAAGGGACCGCGCAATTTTGGGTAACGATGTCGCAGAAACCCAGTTACAATTTAAAAGTCTCTTTAATGATCGGTCTCGCACCTGTAGCTTATTCTGGGCACATGCGTGGAAAGGTTACATCACTCATGGACTTAACGCCCTTGGGCGTG TGGCTCGGCGAAACTTTCGGTTACTCAGAATGGAATCCACGTTTCACTTGGGGAAAGACGATATCGGACCTGCTCTGCCAAGAAGGTTCAGCGCTGAAGAAGTACTTTTGCCACAACCTGTTCGTGCTGGCTGGCTTAAATCAGACGCAATTAAGTGCG CACGACAGGAAGATCATTTTAGACCACATGCCTGCTGGTGCTTCCTGGAAAGAAGCACTTCATTTTGGCCAAGGATACATACACAAAG ATCACTTTAGACAGTTTGACTACAACAACGATGCAAAGAATTATCAGTTGTACCACTCTTTGGTACCACCGGAGTACGAGCTGAACAAAGTGACTGCGCCAGTTGCAGTTTTTAGCAGTGACGACGACTTACTCGCAGATACAGAG GACGTCGAACTCCTCATAAAGAAGCTTAGTAATATTGTGCACCGGGAGAAAGTAGAAGGGTTCTCTCATTTGGACTTCTTATGGGGAAAATATTCCGTCATGCTCGTATTCAAACCCATAGTAAAATTATTGGCACGCTATAAATGA
- the LOC143366656 gene encoding lipase 3 isoform X2, with translation MECAPELIRKYDYPVEVQHVVTEDGYILELHRIPYGRNDVETNSSLRPPVLVVHCLQGSSADWVLMGPNRSLAYILADAGYDVWLGNNRGNIYSRTHANMSTSDRRYWDFSYHELGVYDVPAMIDHILDRTKREELYYIGHSQGTAQFWVTMSQKPSYNLKVSLMIGLAPVAYSGHMRGKVTSLMDLTPLGVWLGETFGYSEWNPRFTWGKTISDLLCQEGSALKKYFCHNLFVLAGLNQTQLSAHDRKIILDHMPAGASWKEALHFGQGYIHKDHFRQFDYNNDAKNYQLYHSLVPPEYELNKVTAPVAVFSSDDDLLADTEDVELLIKKLSNIVHREKVEGFSHLDFLWGKYSVMLVFKPIVKLLARYK, from the exons cCAGAATTAATAAGGAAATATGACTACCCAGTGGAAGTGCAGCATGTCGTGACAGAGGACGGTTATATTCTGGAACTTCATCGAATCCCGTATGGACGAAATGATGTTGAGACAAATTCGAGCCTGAGACCGCCTGTTTTAGTTGTACATTGCTTGCAGGGTAGTTCCGCGGATTGGGTCCTCATGGGTCCCAACAGATCTCTAG CGTATATCTTAGCCGATGCTGGATACGACGTGTGGCTTGGAAATAACAGAGGGAACATCTACTCTCGTACTCACGCAAACATGTCGACGAGCGACCGACGTTACTGGGATTTTAG TTACCACGAGCTCGGTGTTTACGATGTCCCCGCAATGATCGACCATATACTCGATCGAACAAAACGCGAGGAACTTTATTACATCGGCCACTCCCAAGGGACCGCGCAATTTTGGGTAACGATGTCGCAGAAACCCAGTTACAATTTAAAAGTCTCTTTAATGATCGGTCTCGCACCTGTAGCTTATTCTGGGCACATGCGTGGAAAGGTTACATCACTCATGGACTTAACGCCCTTGGGCGTG TGGCTCGGCGAAACTTTCGGTTACTCAGAATGGAATCCACGTTTCACTTGGGGAAAGACGATATCGGACCTGCTCTGCCAAGAAGGTTCAGCGCTGAAGAAGTACTTTTGCCACAACCTGTTCGTGCTGGCTGGCTTAAATCAGACGCAATTAAGTGCG CACGACAGGAAGATCATTTTAGACCACATGCCTGCTGGTGCTTCCTGGAAAGAAGCACTTCATTTTGGCCAAGGATACATACACAAAG ATCACTTTAGACAGTTTGACTACAACAACGATGCAAAGAATTATCAGTTGTACCACTCTTTGGTACCACCGGAGTACGAGCTGAACAAAGTGACTGCGCCAGTTGCAGTTTTTAGCAGTGACGACGACTTACTCGCAGATACAGAG GACGTCGAACTCCTCATAAAGAAGCTTAGTAATATTGTGCACCGGGAGAAAGTAGAAGGGTTCTCTCATTTGGACTTCTTATGGGGAAAATATTCCGTCATGCTCGTATTCAAACCCATAGTAAAATTATTGGCACGCTATAAATGA